agaaaccctagtttttatctgatttgcctgaaattgtaaatattctggtacttTGGCTCACAAAAAGgtgatcggattaagtttttatcggtccatttggtaatgcctccatatagaccgacttcacttcttgagggtgtagaaggccaactaatcatgaaaattgcttgaaactcaatgtaaaatttccaaattttacttctcgggtgaaaatttacagatttaaaatttcaaatcaagacgttattttatagttttcttgcacacttgcaagagatgttaataattcctctaaaactcaaacaaaaatggtttttataaatccagaatctgatatagtcctcataggtgaaatctttaaatttatcttccggaagtgtcctcaagccctcctgaaatttcaaaggaaagcctaatatttggttcatggtggtgggtatttaagattcggcccggcccggaacttactgctgtatatacttgtttttttttttgtcattgcgTATAGTTCTAATTGCAGTACATCTGCGAATAATTTAAAAAGGCCTCTCTTTTAATTCGAAAAACTGTCCCATGCTTGTAGGTAACTACGTTCTTTTGAAGTGAAAAATAGctcttacacccaaagaaaaaatactttcctcaggaacgaaattttagacaaacgtaattcccctttcttataaagtattttgttGCAGACCAAACAAACTCAAATTTATCATATgcgatttaacgattttctccaaTTCTGTTTATTTACCTTTAAAGAATtctttagcgtcaaaagaaaacgttGCTGTCCAAAACTTCGTTCCTCAGAGAAGAAAACTCATCTTTCAGTGcactgccgataataacgtattcGATGGTGATAATATTATGTGTATCGAACCTTATACTAATTtaccaaatatatattattgcggtgaaaatgttatgtctatgccATAAAAATGTACTCTCCGAATATGATTAcgacaattataaaaaaaatatcctcttatttatttatttattttaaggcctCCTCCATTTCTTCCGTTTACTATCATGGGTGATATAATGCAACAATAGCAGCAGGAGTAACTTTACTGTAAGATATCGAGACAGCTAGACAATAGTAACAATAAGAGAAACAGCATATTTCCAACATAAAGTATACGACCCATCTACTGCTAGCATATTCCAAATAAAAGGATGAATAGAGTTTTTTCGGTTGACTGAATGTTTTGTATTCTAATCCTTTTATATGTTGTatgtctacacagaaaaaaagtgtcttgtaaatttaaggatcattttaacttccacatagttcgaaaatatacaaatacaatactTAATacatcgttgattgtattataaaaatacataggcaatataaaaatcttactacgaaatgtggacaatttactaagaaaaatttttgtatgaaaaaattttttgtagtaaaaattaacttaaccacattaccgattcgtatgatggctacctacagctaatttccctttttattgtaAGTTGAAGTATTTTtcttcacattgaaaattttagataaagtatagTAAAAAGTAGTTAACATAATCGTTGGCGGGtatatatcattttttatagattcctcgtaaattttgaatatatttgaccttatcctatagatagaataccaactaatcaataatactggaaaatgaagtgagaagagagtaatgatgcaatgtgagggagtttttagagacattttgtgtatatctcgtatgattgtttgcgtCTTTTATGCTTTTGGTTggcttgattctagagacaatgcggATGAATTTCtgaaatgttccttgtgtgttgttggtatcttttgtggtgatagttgttttgttgcaataacgagatcagaaagggatcgtgtgtgtggagttgttttcctTTAATGCAGGTGTGTGTCCTTTATAACTATTTGTGTATTTGAGTTTTATCGCTGCATtcagttgatgcatttatgaagcacACTCGTGGttgtaattttgcaaaattttgcgtgcggtattggtgtttattaatgcaaTTATTTCGAAacgttttagaaactgagaaatgaatggtgtgatgttagagaaaacaaaaacgctTTATATTGATAAGAAATAAATAACTCAAAAACAAattacagattaaggaactgtatatttctgttaatagtttaaaatttgtgcggattttaaattgatttacataaaaaaatatacatcatGATTAGTAATAGGATTatctatatttactctacatctagatcacaggttggagatgcaaacagtttttgaatctatattttttatgttacagcaattcctaaagctgagtactaagttcgagtttagccgctaaaatcaaaaataaatcagtaagataagtataaaattatacgtcttcggtgcaaatttaaatataacttgatggagaatagtccaaagcaagtttttttataaaatttatattctttaaaatttatattatttaaaccGTTTTCAATTTATTCCTTAATTTTAaacataaccgtatatctcaaaaagtcgagctgatagaaaaaaacctcaaattacaaaaaaatttgctataaattttaaatcaacacaaagaagttaaattttgttcccctgtgttattaaagaaaactaatcatgcacagaaaaaatttccatagttaaactaacgctaacttatttttattgtaaaaaatgtatttgttaatagttaaattttattgctttttgcaaaattttccacagcccaatgaaattttcgttgttttaagtatgtctcaaatattttatgaactaaacgtaagTATAAAGTTCgacgaccgtacacataagttcaatatgaactaaagcaaatgaaaattttcgtacgattcccaaaaatagtaagaatgaactactgtatggttaaaatggtcatgatttggcgccaatgattttcttcttaacttttagttaatattttcttctataagaggttgtaatttcgtgaactgtagttaatAAGTACaagagggcattaaatttttctggttttaacaacgctttggggaaatctcaaaatgtgtaacaaaatttagttcaattttcgtacgagttagtttattcttcatataaaacagtttactttttttcggtgtgaaaaatgacgattttagccgctatactcgaacttaatatccaccttaaaaacttaatatccaccttaaataataaatgctatactgacaagtggaaattatgtctaattttataatatttttattttatatattctgaGAAGAGTTTCAAAAATGCCCCATTAGTCCATAtatatgattccactaatgtacctactggatgatttttttttttcaatgagataagtttttctataaacggtatttcgtccatttgtaataaaaccaaaatttcaacttattaaaaataattattttcatttcaggaagcctaatggtaatttttggaatcttcttacAATTTAATGCTaaataagctgatatccttattggttcTAGGCAAATACTcttgtaagttaaaaatcaatgtaccatagaatttgataatatttttttttatattttgtataactttgtaaTTTCAGATGTTTATAAAgcaaatccacacaacaaaaactaaccaaatcggtgaaattggacaaaaatgcaatgaaaatagcaacttatgccatatatctttcatatggatagaaaacatggaaattgaaattaattagtttagtcctactaacatagaatattactcttttgaagaagcaattactaactaccgacaagtaactgcattcaacgtatgaataaaaatatttcctctaTTGTATATCTTGTATAAGCTATAGTTTTGTGGAATATaatgataattttttgaaataaagtactggtggttatagaaaattgacttctattgtacgaaaaatttcttagttgtaacaggttggctgatgaaacaaatctttggcgccaaatcatggtcattcttactatgggttagttcatttatcgttttttcggtgtatatgtAGAGGATTTTTGTGCAAGTATATTTTTCATGAATCTCtacatttttgtatattttcctgcTATTCTTTGAAGCGGacaaaaaacgaactaaaaaatAAGCTCGAAGGCATTCTAAGTTCTCAATGTAGGTGTTTAGTGATGTACGAATACAAAGGAGAGATAGATCTGTAAAATGGAATGCTGGTTATTATTGACTTAGCTATGGCCTACGCTAAAAAGAAGTTACATAGGCTTCAAAGTCGAGAATGTAATCAGAATAAAAGAGACGACTTTTCGTCAGTTActtcaattttgtccaaattgagaaaatgttctttatttcaaatacTGTTTGCTTACTTGAATGATGTAAACTAAAACCAAGTAAATACAGCAAAAATTCAGCCGGGCCGAATCCTTAAATACCCCCCACCATGAATCCAATATAATAGAAACTACTCGTCGTAGCAGATTACttgcaaatatatagaaatttaggTGGATTTTAAGAAACATACTACCTCAAGAAGATCACTTCAAGTTGTACGCATCCCAaagttataattaaattttaaacatatggggactacatcagattctgaatttataagaacgatTTTGGCTAGAGTTTTAGATGAatcttagggcgttttcgtttcgcaaaaaatatgttgccttggtgttacactattttgtccctcattgtattttcgcccaaatgatagtgtcattccaaagttattgtatattcataatattgtgagggattcAGGATGCAAAATCTATGACATTGTCctttatattttgcaatcaattcctagaATCTTGCatatttttcccaatcgaaatcgctgtTATTGAAATAATGTAtaattctgtagatttttatccCAAGTATTCGAATgagtatgaaaaataaaatctgaatgTTTATTTTGGGGTAATTTGGACCAATGCGCGTTCTATCCCctcaggaagtaaaatcgggagatcggtgtttATGTAAGctttacgaaaaaaaaatggaccgataaaaactaaggctttgtgggcctaaaatacctccaatttcaagcatatgggataaaaactacggtataTGGAAGCACGTGAACTCaaaccgagagatcggtctatatgggggctataccaaaacatggactcaagcacaccatattcagcacacctatttgtggtcctaagataccaacttcaagcaaatccgataaaaactacgattcctAGGAGCCCAACAACTCAAAtaggggaatcggtctatataggcccATGCCAAACCATGGAAACCATCAATATTCAAGGCTGTAGCAGacgaacatggttatatcgtctttgtGTTTCTCCCTGACCaaagatatatactttatatattcgGAAACCAATATATAGACTACCAATATATAGacaccccatcaccattctatagtggtgagagaataaaaatgtatacaaacgaagaacacaattttactaaatgcgaaaatagttcatattttcctaaaatatatatatatatatatatatatatatatatatatatatatatatatatatatatatatatatatatatatatatatatatatatatatatatatatatatatatatatatatatatatatatatatatatatatttttttttttttttttaatcaagtcttGTCGAATTATCGAATCCAAAGAtccatttctaaattaattaatttaaaaagataACAGTGAAACAAGGGGGGTTTCCATCTTGGAAATTGAATATAGTAGTTACCttaaaatgtgaaattttacGTAAATTGAACTTCATATTGCGCTAAATAAAAATTACTAAATGTCAACTCCAATAgtttccttcaaaatattatacagacaaaacagcgcttcgaccgcaacgtcggttataccaaagctgcaggcattgtgcgacatctatacggttgacatttgctgtttttgtagaagataaattttcgtcctcttgttttcttaatactctctgaGTACTTCTCGGTGAGCCGTTACATCACTTTCTTCTAAGTAGAGTGCATTTTGTGTGCTTGTCGCCTCATGAAACACAAAAATTGACTGCAAGCTAAGGTTTGGAAGCATTTGCATGTTACTCCATGCTTGGGGTTTTTGagagtttcattttttttgcgcCTTCCATGCAACCATTATTCACATTTGCTAACCGGCCAAAATGTCGGGCATTTGCATTTACCCACCCCATTCTCTAACTCTCCAGAAGGGTTGACTTCAAAACGGAAACAGACAATTGTTAAGCTCAGGCAACAATGAGCACAAAAACTAGAAAGTAACATTTTAGACCACATGAACAGCAGcataaacatatttttcataGTCCAGACAGACCAGAAACCCAGCCATCTAGCTATCTAGACAATATGTAGTTTGGGTATGTCTGGCGGATCGTTCATGATTTGTTGCAGTGGACTTGGTGGTTGGTGAATATGTCAACATATTGATATGCTGTTGCAAGTCTGTGGCCACTATGAGAAATGGCAAAGTGATTTGCACATATTTGGGTTCCAATGGCAGTAGTAATGAACTTGCTGGTGGTTTAAAGAAGAGTTTAAATCATTGATTCACGTCGATTCTTTCCAGCAAAGGAAATAATATGATACAGAAAAACCGATTTTGTAACAGGGAGCTATTTTTGTGCACTAATATTAATTGCTCCACTGGCGCCAGTACTAGGCAGATTTTGTTTTGGGCCAAAATTACCGACGAAGCGTAGACTCCATGGAATAGGTGTAAGCTCACCTCTGTTATGTTGCATTGCGACGCACTGGGTATTGCTTTGACAAACGGATTGATCTCTAAATTCATAACATAACAGGGAATTCAACGGAGACTGAAAGCGCTACATTAATTGATCTGTTTGGCTAATAAATACACACTGTCACTGTATAGTTGACCGTTGctacattttcatgtagctcctttAGACTTTGTGTAAACACACCCTCCGCGAATTCATAATAAGTATTTGAGAAGATTTGTTGAGAAACCTGGTCAGGGCTTAAAACTTTGTTTATATACCGAGTGTTTTCGGACTATAAGCAAGAGAGGACTCTTTTGTGTCTCTATGAATAGTTTATTTTATTCCACATATTCACTCGatcgttttaataaaaaagtcaAATCAAACGGTTGATacgttttaaaattataaactttcacgCAGACTTTTCTTTAAAGGCATGTCCTGTGTTGGGTTTTCgcgctgaaaattttgtcgttactttattacaataattttatGGCTAATGCATTTCTTATCGGAGTTGCAACATCCGGCAACACTGCAATCGTCATGCAAGAGAGTAGAAAATACAAGAGGAAAAAAGTTGCTCTTCTGCAAAgaaaaccgtatagatgtcgcacaatgaccGCTGCTCTTTGGTATCACCAACGTTCCGATCGAAGCGCTGGAATGAGTCCATGACGTGTCCTAAagagtcaatgacaaacccatgttaatgtGACCGGTTCCTTCCTTACGTTGTGACCAGAATTTGGACTGGTTCAAACACACCAGGACTAGTCCTGGAGTGTTTGTTTGCAACTGACTACCTCCATTCTTAGAGGGTCACCATTATCCGTGAAATTGTTTGTAAAAGATTGTTCAATGTTATATCAATTAATGAAACAAGAATAAAACGTCGTAATAAACGTTGTCATTGCTTGAGCTCGTTTGCTCAGAGTAGTCTAGTGGTACACCAGAATTAAATGTTAAAGTTGTTATTCTGGTAGTACACCAGAACTTTTCTTTTAAGAGGGTTTGAGATTATTCTCATGGTGGTACACCAAGGAAAGAAAATAATCACATAAGATAAAGGACCAACGGTTTTAAACGTAGTaatcatttttattgaatttttctacaatgaaagtaattataacaaaaaatctaatgaaatagttgaaatattttttggccGGAATTGCTTATGCTGCAGTTGAACTCTTTTCCATATGAAGACAATGACCGgtgttgattttaattttaatactgTAGCATACGCAATATAAATTTTCCTGACGTATGAAATCCCACGTTTTGATTGGCTAAAATATGGGAAGAATGGGAATGGAATGGGGAAAAAgatttgtaatttaatttttattccatttgggatttattttattttgccaaagaaAATAGAGAAATCATGGAGAATAAACAAACTTGTTGTAATTTTCAAGGGATGTAttcataaaacttttatttctaataataaaaaaaaaaatatgcttatCTCTAAAAACTCATCTataaatacaaaacattttatttttttacattgtcCTAAAGAGTTTCTCTTTGAATGGACTAGGCAAACTCTCTAATAGAGACGTTGGATTAGCACAAACTGCTACCAATTCTTCGGAATTCAACCAACCCAGATGGAGTAGATGCTATAAGAACAGAACAACATACATGAAGAAGCTTAAAATGATTGGTGAATtacactatttttaattacctcATAGGTCTTCTCCATTTTCAAACGCAAACCATATACTTTATTTTCTTCGTCTACATTGTCACtagttttggtttttttcaaagacttcttttttgaattttccattACGGCATCTTCTATCTTCTCTTGCGATTTACATTTCTCCAGTACAAATAATTTAGCATCATTTTGCATCACGAAGATATTGGGATTGCGTGGATCGAGAACAATATTATTTATGCTATTATGTTCAGAGTTAATCACAAAACGATCTAGATCGGAACATGTGAAACACATTTCCTCTAAATCATATTCAAATATCTTGCCATCAGCGAAAGCCGCTACAAGACGAGGTTGTTCGGCATGTATGGCTACAGCTGTAGTGGCCGCTGTGTAACGTGGTAAGTTGAGTAGATGTTTAAAATGTTTACCCTTATAGACGGACCACACCGCTATCGAACGATCAGCACTGGCTGCAGCAATATAGGAACCACAAACAGAAACTGTAAAGAGTTTTATGGAATCTTTGATATGTTTGCTGGTATCAATGCATTCTATGAAATCCAAAGGTGGTGATATAGATGCATCCAGCACATTGTCATCCGGCGATACCAGTACGGCAAATATGATAATCTGTTTACTTTCACGGTTAACCACTATCAAACGCATTGAATCGGCTGTGAATTGCACATGTGAAGCTGCCGTCAGTTGTTCGGGTAAATCTTTAACTCGTATAAGTTGTGTACTACGTGTATTATCACCTTCACTAACTCCAGGTATAAAGTGAAATAGCCGTATTTCATTATGAGTCGAATAGCACAGCCATCGACCATTGGGCGATAGAGTAGAACATACAATACGATCTTCATTTTTACTCTTGAATTCCAACAGTTTTTCAGGTACTGTTTCCAAGCTAAGCAATTTCGATGCTGATGCATTTCGGCTATTTGTTGTTTCACTAACCAATTCTGGATTTGCGTTTGTTGAACCCAATCGCCATATTTCCAATGAACTTGGATATCGGAGGAGTAAAAGGCGATCTGCATTAGCTACGCTTACACAAGGTTGCTGCAAAATGAAAAAGGAGAGTTAATTTTGTTTTGGTGATAATAACAATTAAAAGGAAAAGTGGCCCcgaaaaataaataagttttc
This is a stretch of genomic DNA from Haematobia irritans isolate KBUSLIRL chromosome 4, ASM5000362v1, whole genome shotgun sequence. It encodes these proteins:
- the l(3)72Dn gene encoding UTP4 small subunit processome component l(3)72Dn — protein: MKMRRTSESDCDNKGRTHIHNVRFYNLQPRSIHCMAYNSLWKKLAVSRNDGSIEIWDVRHVPCLERTIPKTPQNSVEGLAWCSERLFSAGLNGELIEWNMQTLSPRFKQHVTGNAIWCLDVNREGSEIAIGTEEGYINIFNIEDNQFQYKSLFDKQEGRVLCCRFDATGNFLVTGSMGAIRIWNTRTGHAINKMTVTSKSMPQDTIVWSLQVLQDFTIISGDSRGYVSIWDGKTASQVETHQVLKADVLAVAVNEEEDKLFCAGIEPTIRIYAKTQIKRDDMTFYRWIKFLQRRVHDHDVKALVCAHENIYSGGVDGYLGVSSATKTRSTIVKYGPFLQQPCVSVANADRLLLLRYPSSLEIWRLGSTNANPELVSETTNSRNASASKLLSLETVPEKLLEFKSKNEDRIVCSTLSPNGRWLCYSTHNEIRLFHFIPGVSEGDNTRSTQLIRVKDLPEQLTAASHVQFTADSMRLIVVNRESKQIIIFAVLVSPDDNVLDASISPPLDFIECIDTSKHIKDSIKLFTVSVCGSYIAAASADRSIAVWSVYKGKHFKHLLNLPRYTAATTAVAIHAEQPRLVAAFADGKIFEYDLEEMCFTCSDLDRFVINSEHNSINNIVLDPRNPNIFVMQNDAKLFVLEKCKSQEKIEDAVMENSKKKSLKKTKTSDNVDEENKVYGLRLKMEKTYEHLLHLGWLNSEELVAVCANPTSLLESLPSPFKEKLFRTM